A stretch of Miscanthus floridulus cultivar M001 chromosome 13, ASM1932011v1, whole genome shotgun sequence DNA encodes these proteins:
- the LOC136500598 gene encoding uncharacterized protein OsI_027940-like, which translates to MSRHPEVKWAQRIDKVYITVQLPDAKDAKVNLEPDGVFTFSGSAGTNVYELKLDLNDKVNVEASKISVGVRSIFCIVEKAEAKWWKKLVRDDQRAPHFVKVDWDKWVDEDDDGTDVNLDGMDFSNFAGMGGMGGMGDMAGLGGLGGMGGMGGLGGMGGMGGLGGMGGMGGMGMDDFEDESDDEEEVSKPQAAGKAVEGKAVEAEKTESAEAKTEAAQS; encoded by the exons ATGAG TCGGCACCCTGAAGTGAAGTGGGCCCAGAGGATCGACAAGGTTTACATCACTGTACAGTTACCTGACGCCAAGGATGCTAAGGTCAATTTGGAACCAGATGGTGTCTTCACATTCTCTGGCAGTGCTGGTACAAACGTGTATGAATTGAAACTAGATCTGAATGACAAAGTAAACGTTGAG GCTAGCAAAATAAGTGTGGGGGTCAGGTCCATATTCTGTATCGTAGAAAAAGCTGAGGCCAAATGGTGGAAGAAACTTGTACGAGATGATCAAAGGGCACCTCACTTTGTGAAAGTTGATTGGGACAAATGGGTTGACGAAGATGATGATG GTACTGATGTGAACTTGGATGGGATGGACTTCTCG AATTTCGCTGGTATGGGTGGTATGGGCGGCATGGGTGATATGGCTGGTTTGGGTGGTCTCGGTGGCATGGGTGGTATGGGTGGTCTTGGTGGCATGGGTGGCATGGGCGGTCTTGGTGGCATGGGTGGCATGGGCGGTATGGGAATGGATGATTTCGaggatgagagtgatgatgaag AAGAAGTGTCGAAACCTCAAGCTGCGGGCAAGGCTGTTGAGGGCAAGGCTGTTGAGGCCGAGAAGACGGAGTCGGCGGAAGCCAAGACTGAGGCAGCTCAGAGTTGA